The following proteins are co-located in the Myxococcus fulvus genome:
- a CDS encoding ATP-grasp domain-containing protein, protein MSPRKIQQKKAPAMPGSKAPEHPAPRRGRVKKTVAILSRKRSLYSTRRLVAAIRERGHRPLVLDTLRCCLLLAQGTPRMTYRGVEMRGVDVVVPRIGASITAYGLAVVNHFEMMGVPVLNPQISIARSRDKLRALQFLSRSGLDIPRTVMAHDRSNVKKLVEEVGGLPVIIKLIKGTQGVGVMIAHTLPEVQTILDTFWDLGQEIVLQEFVAESEGRDVRALVVGQRVVGAMRRRAKKGEFRSNIHRGGEGQAIELPAAYTEAAVRAAGIIGLEVAGVDMLEGHAGPRLMEINSSPGFEGLEKATGRDIAGEIVEHALAYAVAKSGGTRVSGE, encoded by the coding sequence ATGTCCCCCCGAAAAATCCAGCAGAAGAAGGCCCCGGCCATGCCTGGGTCCAAGGCACCCGAGCATCCCGCGCCGCGTCGTGGCCGCGTGAAGAAGACGGTGGCCATCCTGTCCCGGAAGCGCTCGCTGTACTCCACCCGACGTCTGGTGGCGGCCATCCGGGAGCGGGGACACCGCCCGCTGGTGCTGGACACGCTGCGTTGCTGCCTGCTGCTCGCGCAGGGAACGCCGCGCATGACGTACCGCGGTGTGGAGATGCGCGGCGTGGACGTGGTGGTGCCGCGCATCGGCGCGTCCATCACCGCGTACGGGCTGGCGGTGGTGAACCACTTCGAGATGATGGGGGTGCCGGTGCTCAACCCGCAAATCTCCATCGCGCGCAGCCGGGACAAGCTGCGCGCGCTGCAGTTCCTGTCGCGTTCCGGACTGGACATCCCTCGCACGGTGATGGCGCACGACCGCAGCAACGTGAAGAAGCTGGTGGAGGAGGTGGGCGGGCTGCCCGTCATCATCAAGCTCATCAAGGGCACCCAGGGCGTGGGCGTGATGATTGCGCACACGCTGCCGGAGGTGCAGACCATCCTGGATACGTTCTGGGACCTGGGTCAGGAAATCGTGCTCCAGGAGTTCGTCGCGGAGAGCGAGGGCCGGGACGTGCGGGCGCTGGTGGTGGGCCAGCGCGTGGTGGGGGCGATGCGGCGGCGCGCGAAGAAGGGCGAGTTCCGCTCCAACATCCACCGCGGCGGAGAGGGGCAGGCAATCGAGCTTCCGGCGGCATACACGGAGGCGGCCGTGCGGGCCGCGGGCATCATCGGCCTGGAGGTGGCGGGCGTGGACATGCTGGAAGGCCACGCCGGGCCGCGGTTGATGGAGATCAACTCCAGCCCCGGTTTCGAGGGGCTTGAGAAGGCGACGGGGCGCGACATCGCGGGAGAAATCGTCGAGCACGCGCTGGCTTACGCGGTGGCGAAGTCCGGTGGCACGCGGGTCTCCGGCGAGTAG
- a CDS encoding pilus assembly protein: MNARHARRFRGRAARGQALLEAAIGVTLFVTIVAFGIHFAEVGFLSLKVQEAAVSALWDGTHGQMHNIPATYTQAGSSMRDAAASAQERYADFKGLSSTPGGGRVTMAFTRGTGMQVSCGMDVGVGWAGAIATRLVYRDNGGTACGASATLSAWRFPRSFLDGPDDGALYQKQNLDDSLANLQVCAVGRAVGGACQGRFSMLVDDWGLAGALESATCNILMQDQLLPCTNVPFHAAAWSTYAPTTLPIQASASNLAEATLFWNPLPPTALAMVGLGMKEHTFWMSAAGEDVVNFVQTPPLMDPISRFYPTTPGSYIGLTTFPYSLAHAQRFGNGACFLGRDCD; this comes from the coding sequence ATGAACGCTCGTCACGCACGTCGCTTCCGCGGTCGCGCGGCCCGGGGGCAGGCCCTGCTGGAGGCCGCCATCGGCGTCACGCTCTTCGTCACCATCGTCGCCTTCGGCATCCACTTCGCGGAGGTGGGCTTCCTGTCGCTGAAGGTGCAGGAGGCCGCGGTCTCCGCGCTGTGGGACGGCACGCACGGGCAGATGCACAACATCCCCGCCACGTACACGCAGGCGGGCAGCTCCATGCGGGACGCCGCCGCGAGCGCGCAGGAGCGCTACGCGGACTTCAAGGGCCTGTCCTCCACGCCCGGCGGAGGCCGCGTCACCATGGCCTTCACCCGGGGCACCGGCATGCAGGTGAGCTGCGGCATGGACGTGGGCGTGGGCTGGGCGGGCGCCATCGCCACGCGCCTGGTCTACCGGGACAACGGCGGCACCGCGTGTGGTGCTTCCGCCACGTTGAGCGCGTGGCGCTTCCCCCGCTCGTTCCTGGACGGGCCCGACGACGGCGCGCTCTACCAGAAGCAGAACCTGGACGACTCGCTCGCCAACCTGCAGGTCTGCGCGGTGGGCCGCGCGGTGGGCGGCGCGTGCCAGGGCCGCTTCTCCATGCTCGTGGACGACTGGGGGCTCGCGGGCGCGCTGGAGTCCGCCACGTGCAACATCCTCATGCAGGACCAGCTCCTGCCCTGCACCAACGTGCCCTTCCACGCGGCGGCGTGGTCCACCTACGCGCCCACGACGCTGCCCATCCAGGCGTCGGCGAGCAACCTGGCGGAGGCCACGCTGTTCTGGAACCCGCTGCCGCCGACGGCGCTCGCGATGGTGGGCCTGGGCATGAAGGAGCACACCTTCTGGATGAGCGCCGCGGGTGAAGACGTCGTCAACTTCGTCCAGACGCCCCCGCTCATGGACCCCATCTCCCGCTTCTACCCCACCACGCCCGGCTCCTACATCGGACTCACCACGTTCCCGTACAGCCTGGCGCACGCGCAGCGCTTCGGCAACGGCGCCTGCTTCCTCGGAAGGGATTGTGATTGA
- a CDS encoding Tad domain-containing protein, whose product MTRAHFRGQTMVLFVLGTLLMVLMVSLTLSFSMKVRERIELQTVTDAAAYSNAVATARTFNNIAVINRAQIGHAVAQAGATSLVSWASLYRAQLNAANTGFGIGKKPYQLAQATGCPCAAKSSWCRQKCRCGRKGVSDLSMLQMQLRIEQARVEAVFQSMEPMVNLQMLSHQIAQGVFYAAQQQNYQELRDAVDDQAFANRILGNVVGRGRNPQDAAWRVPDVGNVNEDELSGGIACAGDGAVCDLPLTVAHAVNAAMGSRGFHFVTHRQWRLGDYTAHQANLDFVIWFPDEVVVLPDTNGTTYFGKPGRKMPMLPPYAPALTGDDTGRIGWMYDHLLHGGNPVACPASVAGVQSTKASLVTSGGIMPRPEHTWTGGRDPGGPFNHMLVPCLGGPSSCPGIWPPFLDYNVVRINNDDNNYGQPKNFAVVQRDLMARKLDPWDLSFRYRFESGGGGNVYDARSFNLADGTPNSTQTALSTGIAYYHRGQSLGFHHWSEPPNLLNPYWRATLVGADVDEDGVGDAIDTLGLSAPVAAQTFRELRNAGFKGLQR is encoded by the coding sequence ATGACACGCGCCCATTTCCGTGGTCAGACGATGGTGCTGTTCGTGCTGGGCACGCTGCTGATGGTGCTGATGGTGAGCCTGACGCTCTCCTTCTCCATGAAGGTGCGCGAGCGCATCGAATTGCAGACGGTGACGGACGCGGCCGCGTACTCCAACGCCGTGGCCACCGCGCGCACCTTCAACAACATCGCGGTCATCAACCGCGCGCAGATCGGCCACGCGGTGGCGCAGGCGGGCGCCACCAGCCTGGTGAGCTGGGCCAGCCTCTACCGCGCGCAGCTCAACGCCGCGAACACGGGCTTCGGCATCGGCAAGAAGCCCTACCAGCTGGCCCAGGCCACCGGCTGCCCCTGCGCGGCCAAGAGCTCCTGGTGTCGGCAGAAGTGCCGCTGCGGCAGGAAGGGTGTGTCGGACCTGAGCATGCTCCAGATGCAGCTGCGCATCGAGCAGGCCCGCGTGGAGGCCGTGTTCCAGTCCATGGAGCCCATGGTGAATCTGCAGATGCTGTCGCACCAGATTGCCCAGGGCGTCTTCTACGCGGCCCAGCAGCAGAACTACCAGGAGCTGCGCGACGCGGTGGACGACCAGGCCTTCGCCAACCGCATCCTCGGCAACGTGGTGGGGCGCGGAAGAAATCCCCAGGACGCCGCCTGGCGCGTGCCGGACGTGGGCAACGTCAACGAGGACGAGCTCAGCGGCGGCATCGCCTGCGCGGGCGATGGCGCCGTCTGTGATTTGCCGCTCACCGTCGCGCACGCCGTCAACGCGGCCATGGGCAGCCGCGGCTTCCACTTCGTCACCCACCGGCAGTGGCGGCTGGGCGACTACACCGCGCACCAGGCCAACCTGGACTTCGTCATCTGGTTCCCCGACGAGGTGGTGGTGCTGCCGGACACCAACGGCACCACCTACTTCGGCAAGCCGGGCCGGAAGATGCCGATGCTCCCTCCGTACGCGCCGGCGCTCACGGGCGACGACACGGGCCGCATCGGCTGGATGTACGACCACCTGCTGCACGGCGGCAACCCGGTGGCCTGTCCCGCGAGCGTCGCGGGGGTTCAGTCCACCAAGGCCTCGCTGGTGACGTCCGGCGGCATCATGCCCCGCCCCGAGCACACCTGGACGGGAGGGCGGGACCCCGGCGGTCCGTTCAACCACATGCTGGTGCCGTGTCTGGGCGGGCCCTCGTCGTGCCCGGGCATCTGGCCGCCGTTCCTCGACTACAACGTCGTGCGCATCAACAACGACGACAACAACTACGGGCAGCCGAAGAACTTCGCCGTCGTGCAGCGCGACCTGATGGCGCGCAAGCTGGACCCGTGGGACTTGTCCTTCCGCTACCGCTTCGAGTCCGGCGGTGGGGGCAACGTGTACGACGCCCGCAGCTTCAACCTGGCGGACGGCACGCCCAACAGCACGCAGACGGCGCTGTCCACGGGCATCGCCTACTACCACCGCGGGCAGAGCCTGGGCTTTCACCACTGGAGCGAGCCGCCCAACCTGCTCAACCCCTACTGGCGCGCCACGCTCGTGGGCGCGGACGTGGATGAGGACGGGGTGGGGGACGCCATCGACACGCTGGGGCTGAGCGCGCCCGTCGCGGCACAGACCTTCCGCGAGCTGCGCAACGCGGGCTTCAAGGGGCTCCAGAGATGA
- a CDS encoding sigma 54-interacting transcriptional regulator, translating into MSATDPHPDDIHTSPGDAAGLDLAHSPLLGETLVVDPRTTVKLHKCRLAVTSGPDTGRSVVSDKERLRCGAHPGNDLILVEDRTASRHHFEIQFTERGYLLVDLGSTNGTFLDGRRIERAYLSPGSQIRAGSSVLTFAPLDEEVTVEPDRDGELCGMVGQSMKMRQIFGLIKKIAPLDVSVIIQGETGTGKELVARAIHELSGRNKSPMEVLDCGAIPPNLIESELFGHEKGAFTGAVSGRPGAFERAHGGTIFLDELGELRLDLQPKLLRVLENHEVRRVGGNDVIEVSCRVIAATNRDLMKEIQAGNFREDLYFRLSVITIQLPPLRQRRDDIPLILKEALAAPDVVQKHGKKRFSAEAMGLLMAYPWPGNVRELMNVLSHVLTFSEGEEIQPSSLPPRVRGQAREGPLPFNEHLSFKDAKEQLLENFEREYVTSVLTRCEGNLSRAARESGLHRKSIERLVKKYQLDTKGMKPR; encoded by the coding sequence ATGAGCGCGACAGATCCGCATCCCGACGACATCCACACCAGCCCCGGAGATGCCGCCGGGTTAGACCTCGCCCACTCCCCGTTGTTGGGAGAGACGCTCGTGGTGGACCCGCGCACCACGGTGAAGCTCCACAAGTGCCGGCTGGCCGTGACGTCCGGGCCGGACACGGGCCGCTCCGTGGTGAGCGACAAGGAGCGCCTGCGCTGCGGCGCGCACCCGGGCAATGACCTGATTCTGGTGGAGGACCGCACCGCCAGCCGTCACCACTTCGAAATCCAGTTCACCGAGCGCGGCTACCTGCTCGTGGACCTGGGCTCCACCAACGGCACGTTCCTGGACGGGCGCAGAATCGAGCGCGCCTACCTGTCACCGGGCTCGCAGATTCGCGCGGGCTCGTCGGTGCTCACCTTCGCGCCGCTCGACGAGGAGGTCACCGTCGAGCCGGACCGCGACGGCGAGCTGTGCGGCATGGTCGGCCAGAGCATGAAGATGCGCCAGATATTCGGGCTCATCAAGAAGATCGCCCCGCTCGACGTGTCCGTCATCATCCAGGGTGAGACGGGCACCGGCAAGGAGCTCGTCGCCCGCGCCATCCATGAGCTGTCGGGCCGCAACAAGTCCCCCATGGAGGTGCTCGACTGCGGCGCCATTCCGCCCAACCTCATCGAGAGCGAGCTGTTCGGCCACGAGAAGGGCGCCTTCACCGGCGCGGTGAGCGGACGGCCCGGCGCCTTCGAGCGCGCGCACGGCGGCACCATCTTCCTGGACGAGCTGGGTGAGCTGCGCCTGGACCTGCAGCCCAAGCTCTTGCGCGTGCTGGAGAACCACGAGGTGCGCCGCGTGGGCGGCAACGACGTCATCGAGGTCAGCTGCCGCGTCATCGCCGCCACCAACCGCGACCTCATGAAGGAGATACAGGCCGGCAACTTCCGCGAGGACCTGTACTTCCGCCTCTCCGTCATCACCATCCAGCTGCCCCCGCTGCGCCAGCGCCGCGACGACATCCCCCTCATCCTCAAGGAAGCCCTCGCCGCGCCCGACGTCGTCCAGAAGCACGGCAAGAAGCGCTTCTCCGCCGAGGCCATGGGCCTGCTCATGGCCTACCCCTGGCCCGGCAACGTCCGCGAGCTCATGAACGTCCTGTCGCATGTGTTGACGTTCAGCGAGGGTGAAGAAATACAGCCGTCGAGCCTTCCTCCGCGCGTGCGGGGTCAGGCGCGGGAGGGCCCGCTGCCGTTCAACGAGCACCTCTCCTTCAAGGACGCCAAGGAGCAGCTGCTGGAGAACTTCGAGCGCGAGTACGTCACCAGCGTGCTCACCCGCTGCGAGGGGAACCTCTCCCGGGCCGCGCGCGAGAGCGGCCTGCACCGGAAGTCCATCGAGCGGCTGGTGAAGAAATATCAGCTCGATACCAAGGGCATGAAGCCGCGCTGA
- a CDS encoding TadE/TadG family type IV pilus assembly protein, with translation MNSYPRGNGGQSGQAMVEAALTLPLVVFLLLGTLQLFLMLQARVLAHYAAFQATRAGSIAHGECERMTHAAILALIPSFHSFLGLSSATDEVRHGGGGGAPARLAAAFAARRDNRYRGGLDGVHTGSIVWINRALVGGGIDGPQDRAFDDPGHLRRLEVQMVYWYPMRIPFANWVMSRMFMAQAGIEDYTAANPLMPAEANANWNQGEFTSPIQLASDVRAELAARVARQQYVFPIETSFTMRMLTPAKRRHFATMDCPR, from the coding sequence ATGAATTCCTACCCCCGAGGGAATGGTGGCCAGTCAGGACAAGCGATGGTGGAGGCGGCCCTCACGCTTCCATTGGTCGTGTTCTTGTTGCTGGGCACGCTGCAGTTGTTCCTGATGCTGCAGGCGCGCGTGTTGGCGCACTACGCGGCGTTCCAGGCCACCCGTGCGGGCAGCATCGCGCATGGCGAATGCGAGCGGATGACGCATGCGGCCATCCTCGCGTTGATACCTTCGTTCCACTCGTTCCTGGGTCTGTCGAGCGCGACGGACGAGGTGCGGCATGGCGGAGGTGGGGGCGCGCCGGCGCGGCTGGCGGCGGCGTTCGCGGCGCGGCGGGACAACCGCTACCGCGGCGGCCTGGACGGCGTGCACACGGGCAGCATCGTGTGGATCAACCGCGCGCTGGTGGGCGGCGGCATCGACGGGCCGCAGGACCGCGCGTTCGATGACCCCGGCCACCTGCGGCGCCTGGAGGTCCAGATGGTCTACTGGTACCCGATGCGCATCCCGTTCGCGAACTGGGTGATGTCGCGCATGTTCATGGCGCAGGCGGGCATCGAGGACTACACGGCGGCCAACCCGCTGATGCCCGCGGAGGCGAACGCGAACTGGAACCAGGGGGAGTTCACCTCGCCCATCCAGCTGGCCTCGGACGTGCGCGCGGAGCTGGCCGCGCGCGTGGCCCGCCAGCAGTACGTCTTCCCCATCGAGACCAGCTTCACCATGCGGATGCTGACGCCCGCCAAGCGGCGCCACTTCGCCACCATGGATTGCCCCCGATGA
- a CDS encoding DsbA family oxidoreductase has protein sequence MKTLHKPLQVTVYQDVLCAWCYLADLRLDVLRQEFGDAVRWSVRPYPLRVHDVLPTEREKRGLVEEVQRAQRESDLTAPLLSTDLWLGGDPPRSSVPALAALEAARLQGPNARMFLARAMQRAALEQGVNVSRPDVVFELASRVGLAMNEFSAAFRSEETRRLILDEHRDAAGRGVRGVPTLVIGGRWMLCGLRELSEYREHILACMGRVAVPRSGSSERLVH, from the coding sequence ATGAAAACGCTGCACAAGCCGCTGCAGGTTACCGTCTACCAGGACGTGCTCTGTGCCTGGTGCTATCTCGCCGACCTGCGCCTGGACGTACTGCGCCAGGAGTTTGGCGACGCCGTCCGCTGGAGCGTGAGGCCCTACCCTCTGCGCGTTCACGACGTGCTTCCCACGGAGCGCGAGAAGCGCGGGCTCGTGGAAGAAGTGCAGCGTGCGCAGCGCGAGTCGGACCTCACCGCGCCACTGCTCTCCACGGACCTGTGGCTGGGCGGAGACCCGCCGCGCAGCAGCGTGCCGGCGCTGGCGGCGCTGGAGGCCGCGCGACTGCAGGGTCCGAACGCGCGGATGTTCCTCGCGCGGGCGATGCAGCGCGCGGCGCTGGAGCAGGGCGTCAACGTGTCGCGGCCCGACGTGGTGTTCGAGCTGGCGTCGCGCGTGGGCCTGGCGATGAACGAGTTCTCCGCCGCCTTCCGCTCCGAGGAGACGCGCCGGCTCATCCTGGATGAGCACCGCGACGCGGCCGGGCGCGGCGTGCGCGGCGTGCCCACGCTGGTCATCGGTGGGCGCTGGATGTTGTGCGGCCTGCGCGAGCTGTCCGAGTACCGCGAGCACATCCTGGCCTGCATGGGCCGGGTGGCCGTGCCGCGCTCGGGTTCCTCCGAGCGGCTGGTGCACTGA